A genomic region of Candidatus Firestonebacteria bacterium RIFOXYD2_FULL_39_29 contains the following coding sequences:
- a CDS encoding histidine kinase, with protein MSKVSKVDKHLKAVSEISRAITSNLYLEDILRLIVTVTAEVMNSKICSLLLLDENKKELVIRATQSISDAYNRKPNIKLGEGIAGRVAIDKIPMVISDVRTNPNYLNRDVAKKEGLVSLLAVPMLVKGKIIGVFNLYTSKPHEFSQKEIDILTSVASQAAIAIENAELMVKTKIIEEELAERKLVEKAKSLLIKKLGMSEEDAYKKIQRRSMDSRKSMKDVAEAIILASDF; from the coding sequence ATGAGTAAAGTTTCCAAAGTTGATAAACATCTTAAAGCAGTCAGCGAGATCAGCAGGGCAATTACGTCAAATCTTTATCTTGAAGATATTCTCCGCCTTATCGTTACTGTCACCGCAGAGGTTATGAATTCAAAGATCTGCTCTCTCCTGCTGCTGGATGAAAATAAAAAAGAATTGGTGATCCGCGCTACTCAATCCATTTCTGATGCCTACAATAGAAAGCCGAATATTAAACTAGGGGAAGGTATTGCCGGCCGTGTCGCAATTGATAAAATACCGATGGTTATCTCGGATGTAAGAACTAACCCGAATTATCTTAACAGGGATGTTGCAAAAAAAGAAGGGCTTGTATCGCTCTTAGCTGTTCCCATGCTCGTGAAAGGAAAAATTATCGGGGTCTTTAATCTCTATACAAGCAAGCCTCATGAATTTTCCCAGAAAGAAATTGATATTTTAACGAGTGTCGCAAGCCAGGCCGCTATTGCCATTGAAAACGCGGAGTTGATGGTGAAAACTAAAATAATCGAAGAAGAGCTGGCAGAAAGAAAATTAGTGGAAAAGGCAAAATCATTGCTCATTAAAAAACTGGGGATGTCCGAAGAAGATGCCTATAAAAAGATTCAAAGAAGGAGCATGGATTCCAGAAAAAGCATGAAAGATGTAGCCGAAGCAATAATTTTAGCGTCAGATTTCTAA
- a CDS encoding 2-C-methyl-D-erythritol 4-phosphate cytidylyltransferase — MTISVIIVAAGSSKRLGGKVNKPYLNIKGKPALYYSIKTFLSLNMIKEVLVVIREKDETMFRSLLNKYIFFGVKYTYGGKERKDSVLNGLNALENKKGIVLIHDAARPFVSKELVSRVIKASVKYRAAIPVIPVKDTVKYSKNGTFVEKTLNRNELFLAQTPQGFDFTLLMKSNLKALLKKTPITDDAMLMESAGVKTALVKGDENNIKITTIEDLA, encoded by the coding sequence ATGACAATCTCAGTGATCATCGTCGCTGCCGGCAGCAGCAAGCGGCTGGGCGGTAAAGTGAATAAACCTTATTTAAATATTAAAGGGAAACCTGCGCTTTATTATTCTATAAAAACATTTTTATCATTGAATATGATCAAAGAGGTCCTTGTTGTCATCAGAGAAAAAGATGAAACAATGTTCAGATCATTGTTAAATAAATATATATTTTTCGGCGTAAAATATACTTATGGCGGTAAGGAGAGAAAAGATTCCGTATTAAACGGGTTAAATGCTCTCGAAAATAAAAAGGGAATTGTTCTTATTCATGATGCCGCTCGGCCGTTTGTTTCAAAAGAACTGGTAAGCCGGGTAATAAAGGCGTCAGTAAAATACCGCGCGGCGATCCCTGTAATACCCGTAAAAGACACGGTTAAATATTCTAAAAACGGAACCTTTGTTGAAAAAACACTCAACCGGAATGAACTTTTTCTTGCGCAGACTCCCCAGGGGTTTGATTTTACTCTTCTTATGAAGTCCAATTTGAAAGCTCTCCTCAAAAAAACACCGATTACGGATGATGCTATGCTCATGGAATCAGCCGGGGTTAAAACGGCGCTTGTAAAAGGCGATGAAAATAATATCAAAATTACGACTATAGAGGATCTTGCATAA